In the Diprion similis isolate iyDipSimi1 chromosome 13, iyDipSimi1.1, whole genome shotgun sequence genome, TTAAGATCCcttaaaaaaggaaaaaaaatatcatctaaTACAAGTATTGATAATATTTGCACAAGCAACGTTAGAAAGTAAAACCCATAAACGGCGGCTTTaagattgatttgaaatttcagaacGTGTGGCGATTAAAATATTGGATAAAACgaaacttgatgaaaaaacacGAAAGATGTTGGCCAGAGAGATAGCTACTATGGAAGGAATTTGCCATCCACATGTGATACGATTGTTCGAAGTTGTTGAAACGTATGCAAGAATCTATCTTGTTACCGAATATGCATCTGGTGGTGAACTTTTTGAGAAGATCTCCGTTCAGGGGAGATTAAAAGTACGTTTATTACTTACTAACGAATTagaattgaaagatttttagaGACTggaaacatttgaaaattcatgaatattatattttacataataCACAACTTTCAGGAAGAAGAAGCGAAGCCGttatttgtacaaattttatcTGCGGTAAAATATATGCATACCCTGGGTTTCATCCATAGGGACATCAAAGCAGAAAACGTTTTCTACGCAGGACCTGGTAAGGTAGATTCTCACGCgtatccgccattttgtaatgatagaattttcagtaaaaaaagtaATGGCCTTTCGTTCGCACCTTTACACGCTGTTCCGAATtgcgaaatattattttccgaaattggaaaaattcgaaacacTATGAAGATTGGAAATCACGGAGAACATCGTTTGTGGATAAAATGACACCAAAGCTAACAGCCGCTACTTCCAGCTCCATGACTCTGATACTAGAGCGTGGTTCGCAGCTGATGGTTCGGCTGTTGGCCTCAATATCATATTATTTACACTCCCATTATCTTATATTGCACAATTGTTGGTAATAAGACTTTGAGATTCAGAATAACGAGTATATTTTAGACACGTAGCAATGCGATATTGACCGATAAAAAGTGTTGAGAAGAATGCGAGGTATCGAGTgactttgacaaatttttgttacCTTTACTATAACATTTTGATTTAAGGTCTGATAAAACTGGGAGATTTTGGATTCAGTACACGTCTTACCGATGGGCCTGATCAGGTTTTGAAGACTTTTTGCGGTAGTCCACCATACGCAGCGCCAGAATTGTTTCGGGATGAATCATATCTGGGGCCGTACGTTGATATTTGGGCACTGGGAGTATTGCTGTACCTGGTAGTTACCGGCACGATGCCTTTTCGCGCCCGCACTGTTCTTGGTCTTAAAACTCTGATACTTGAAGGAAAGTTTGTCACTCCTGACCACGTCAGTCTGCCTTGCCAATCGTTGATTTGTAAGTTCGTTTCCACTGATCAATTGTACAATTATTAAGCGGCGCCTTAAAGTTCTTGGAAGTACCAAAAAAGCTTATTCTTGATACAGTGATTACATGTGCAAATTGCTCGATAGGTGGATTGCTGTGTCAAACGCCTTTGGAAAGGTTGACGATTGATCAGATGCTGGCGAGCGAATGGCTCAAAGATACTACCGTACCTGCACATACTCCGTTTCAAGATTGTCTTTTATTGCCTACGATTACCAGCGATCCTAATCAGGTATGTGTATACAATAGTCTTTGCATCGGAcagaaatttggtaaaaacactgaatgtgaaattttgtatttcaggAGTAATCTGGTTTATTTATAAGGtgcgtcatttttatttcagattccTGGAATCGAACGTGTTGCTCGATTAATGCTGGAAAAATTAGGTATAGATGGAACTTTATTAGCGACGCATGCCGACAAAGGTCCGAGGTCCAGTGTAATTGGCACATACAGGATAGTTGTGCACAGATTAACGAAACCTCCGCGAAACCAGGTGCAACCAGACACGTCGAGTGTCCCGAAAACATCGCAGTCGTTAATGACTAAGAAAGGACTAAAATCCAAGATGTGTTCGATATTATGATCACTGGATGGATCAGTAAAAGCAGCATGAATAAATGTTGAAACTTATTACTTGCATGTCATAAGAAGGTAGAATTCTTCACTATGAAAATGGAGAAACTTTGGTTTGAAGAGTCTAAAATTCCTCAATAATTCAAATTGATCAGTCGTTAGTGACTGGCATTAGGAATAAGAATTTGGGATAGAAGTTTCCAAAATCAAGCTCAAACAGTAGTTTCATTtgatcgaagaaaaattttgagagtGTTTGTCGGGGACAGAGCTATTGGCCAGCTCTCGGCAGCCCTGATCGCCCGTATCATGCAGTAGTAGTAATAAGCTCGTGTAGAAACGTACCAAAAATGTTCTAAAACTGAGGTCACAGTTTAAACTGTGCTTGAACGATATTACATGATGAATTATAAAGTATAAACGTTAT is a window encoding:
- the LOC124413948 gene encoding serine/threonine-protein kinase NIM1-like, giving the protein MRSSNICVPGSVPLESPLQNENFMSKSDGPMDPMEDMQRLRNVTLSKTVGLYRLRGDLGSGNFSRVKMAIHHPTNERVAIKILDKTKLDEKTRKMLAREIATMEGICHPHVIRLFEVVETYARIYLVTEYASGGELFEKISVQGRLKEEEAKPLFVQILSAVKYMHTLGFIHRDIKAENVFYAGPGLIKLGDFGFSTRLTDGPDQVLKTFCGSPPYAAPELFRDESYLGPYVDIWALGVLLYLVVTGTMPFRARTVLGLKTLILEGKFVTPDHVSLPCQSLICGLLCQTPLERLTIDQMLASEWLKDTTVPAHTPFQDCLLLPTITSDPNQIPGIERVARLMLEKLGIDGTLLATHADKGPRSSVIGTYRIVVHRLTKPPRNQVQPDTSSVPKTSQSLMTKKGLKSKMCSIL